CAACAgatattattttgaaaaactcaaGTGGACTTTCCCACTCGACTGACAACTTCCCGTGTTATTGAGAATATTAAGCACAGTCAAATGTGTCATGTAAAGTTGTAAGCAACAATGATTAAGGCCAGGAGAGTTTTTTAAGAGCTCGATTGATATTGGGTTTTAGAcgcaaatattaatatttaaatatttaaaaaacaatatttgcatGAACTTGATCAGGACTCCTTATACTTAAGAATTGTGATCAAGGTGTGCATATGATGTTTTATAGTTGACAAATCTACTTGTCTGTGCTCTTTTTGGCAGTTTTTTGTGCTATGATTTCATGTAATTTATCAGCCACCATATGCGCTAATACCTGTTGGATGAATCAGTTTAGCTCTACTCTTGATGATAACAACAGAGGTCGGTACgtggaaaaggagaaaacatcCAAACCAGGAAGAGCCAAAGCCAGAGATGTGGACTCAAGTCATTGTGACTTGGACTCGAGTCGACTCCAGTCAaagttttgatgacttgcaacttgacttgatggaaaataaatgacttgagactcgaaTTGGACTTGAAGGGTAAAGACtcgtgacttgacttgagactaGTTTTGACTCTTCAAAAGTGATTGGGaggaaataagagaaaaaattggcttttataaagttttgttttgttttattacatgaAAGAAATACTGAAAATCAAATTACTATAATCCAAATTAAATTCattgtcatactttttgaacagAATAACAGAAGATAAATTGGCCAAAATCATTACTAAACAGGTACTTCTTCCTcccccatccatccatccatcaatgtttcagtaaaattcaaatgtgttttcaaatatttgaatACCTACATGACCAATTGTTATTGACATGCACATACAACCTTTCTTGACTGATTTTGCACGGGCCTAATGGAAGCATTCACCGTGTAGTGAACCGCTATAGTTAGGTCTCTTTTCTGATATGTAGACTCACTGTGTTAATGCTTTGTTTCAGGCTAACCGTGCTGATTTAGTGACATTAGATGCAGGAGAAGTTTATTCTGCTGTGAAGCAGTTTGGCCTCGTCGTCGTTGCCAAGGAGATCTACAGTGACGGTAGGTTGACCTCATGTTTCTGGGACACTTCAGCATCTCTCTTCAGCAGTAGTGTCTgagtcagtgtgtctgtgtgagtcgTGCAGGAGGCTGTATTCTGTCTGTGGCTGTGGTGAGAAACAGCAGTGTGGACATACGGTCCCTGCAGGGCCTCAGGAGCTGTCACAGTGGGGTTCGATGGACGGCTGGATGGAGTCTCCCTCTCGGCTTCCTGCTGTCCCGCAACTACCTGAGCTGGTCAAAGGAGCAGCCGCTCAGTCAGGGTAATGGGATTGCAGTCAGCTCCAATGTGAAagtctttctgttttcattttgtcgTTTCTGGTCCTCTGATTTTCAGTCCCctcacttgtttttctcctctcgAGCAGACGTCAGCACCTTCTTCAGTGCCAGCTGCATTCCTGGAGCTGCGGCTATGGCGCCACCTCTGTGCGCTCTGTGCCAAGGCCAGAAGTCCTACATACGCCAGAAGAATTACCACTGCGAAACATCCCACAGTGAGCCCTTCTACAACAGCCAAGGGGCCCTCAGGTCAAGTTCAACAAAGCTCTCAACTTAATGACGCACATTTGCTGTATTTCAAACATGAAGTCAGTCAGAACAGCAGAGAGGTGAAGTTCTTCTTTTACCTCTTTTTGCTCTGTCACAGATGTCTCAGGAGCGGAGCAGGAGACGTCGCCTTTGTGGACCATTTAGCTCTTGAAAGTATTGAAGGTAAACTAATCTTCTAATGGACTCCTAAAACAATCTCACTGTTCATTTATGATCTATGATTAAAAAACTATTCTGAGGTGTCCCAATGGGCGAGAAGTTACAAAACTAATAAACTGGCAGCTTCAATAAGCTGACACAGATTACCACCAACCAAATTATGCCCTATATATCATATAGTGCCCATCACCAATTTCAGATTCTTGCCTTACTTTAAGAAAAACACTATTGAGTGTAtagttatgtaaaaataaatggataaataaataaataaaaagagtcTGGAATCCCTTGCCCCATAGTTTCACACAATCAGAGGCCCCATTTTGCACAGGGCCCCCGAAAAAAAGCTAAAAACGGCCCCGCCACACCCACTCAATGACAATTTCATCTTTCCTAAATGCAGATGCTGCAGAAAAGCTTTCACAAGTGCAGAATAAGTGGGAGCCTTAGTTTTCTTCCAGTTTAATAAAATCAGTCTGTGATTAAAAGGGTTACACGTTATCGTGTTACATTAAATCTGGTTAGCACAGATCAGATCAGACTCCAGAGTCTGCCATCAGTGGATTAGGATCAACAGGTTTTTGCATGATGTCAACAATATCatcttctgttcttcttctgtttgttctctcagacagtgacagagacaaGTTCAGCTTACTGTGCACAGACGGCACACAAGCTCCTCTCAGCAGCTACAGAAATTGTAATCTGGGACGTGGTCCAGGAGGCGGCATGGTGACCAGATTTAACTTCCGCAAGGTTGCTCGCAAGTTTCTACAGACAGTGCAggtactttttttgtttttgttaagtctttttctttccccccttttcCCACATAtatcactttgttgctgctctttCACCTCATTAAAATATTCTTGTTGgattgtttattgttgtttaggGGCTGTTTGGTCAACAAGGGCGAGAGCGACAGCGCTTCCATCTCTTCAACTCCTCTTCTTTTGGAGAACATGACCTTCTCTTCAAAGATGTGACAGATAAACTGGCTGTTCTTCCAGATGACATGGACGTCAGTCAGGTGCTGGGGCTGGATTATGTGGCTCTCCTCAAAGGCCTTGGACATGAAGGTGCTGACCCACATTAGTTTGTGCTTGTTAATTGATTTAATGGCTGTGATTCTAACCATATTGAACCTGCTTGTGTGCAGGAAGTTCACTGGAGGACAGTGTGGTGCGGTGGTGCTGTATCAGCCACGCAGAGCAGAAGAAGTGTGAGCAGTGGGCTCTCAGTATAAAGTCTGACCCGCTGGTGTGTGTTAAAGCAGGCTCACTCCGCGACTGTATCGAGAAAATTAAGGTAAGTTGTTTAAGTCACAGGAGGCTGGGACTTTGAAGTTTTAtcacacttttaaaaaacaaatataatttaAGTCAAAACAAGCTGTATTCACTGACACTGATGCTTCAGAGGGACGAGGTGGACGCTGTCTCACTGGATGCAACTCACGCTTTCATCGCAGGAAAATGTGGTCTGGTCCCTGTTGTCACAGAATATTATGGTGAGActgtttacatttcttttcttctaaaGTCTGCTCTCAATATAcagactatatatatatatatatatatatatatatatatatatatatatatatatatatatatatatatatatatatatatatatgtatgtatatatatatatatatatatatatatatatatatgtatatatatatatatatatatatatatatatgtatatgtatatatatatatatatatatatatatatatatatatgtatatatatatatatgtatatatatatatatatatgtatatatatatatatatatatatgtatatatatatatatatatatgtatatatatatatgtatatatatatatatatatatgtatatatatatatatatatatatgtatatatatatatatatatgtatatatatatatatatatgtatatatatatatatatatgtatatatacacacagtatacatatactatatatatatatatatatatatactgtatatgtatataaataaatattgatcTGTTCCACTGTGTTTCTCCTGGACTCTCAGGAAGAGAGTGTGTTCCAGCTGAGGGATCGACCCACCTGGAGACAGACGGTAAAACACTGCAGTAAATGACACTACTCGTAGCTGACGTGATTATTGTTTTTACACTGAATGAAACTGCTGCTGTCCGTGTCCTCAGTACTGCCCTCGGTGGTGGGCGTGGCGGTGGGGAAGCGCTCCAGCAGGAACATTTTCATCGGGAACCTCGGAGGCCGTCGCTCCTGTCACAGCCACATGTACAGTCCAGCCGGTTGGCTGCTGCCATACAGACACACGTTAAGTCTGGAGCATAACAGCAGCTCCCCCTGTGATCCAAACCAAGGTACTGATCTCTGCGGAGTCCTGCACATGTAACTTATTTATCAacttcacattcacactgacagtCCTCTTGTAATCAGAATATCAtgatatgtgttttttgtgttttctcagtgTACAACGGGGTGTTTTGGAAAGGCTGTCTTCCCGGCTCTCAGGGGAATCTGTGTAAAGTGTGTATGGGAGGCACCGGGGAGGCCGCCACCAAACGCTGTGCTGACAACCACAATGAGCGTTACTATGGCAACATGGGGGCTTTAAGGTATGCACAGTGACTCACCTGAGCCAGAGCTTTCTGCTCATCTGTGATTGCTGGTGTGGAGCATTTAAAGAGTTTTTATGAAAAGTATGGATACTCTCACTTGTGTTCTCTGACATCcatgtttttaaatttgtttgatAACACTTTATGATAACCATGATAAATAAATCGTCAATCAACATTATTTTGGATAATCTAATTTCATATAATCTATCTAAGCAAAATATACAGTCAACTGTTTTCATAGGGACTGTTGTAGCTGGATGCTACCAGGACAAAGTGAGAGAATGTTTGTATGTAATTTGgctgaactgaccctttaatccTTCACTCATTACTCGCAGGTGTCTGGTTGGAGATCCGAGCGGTAAAAGCTACGGCGATGTGGCCTTCCTGGAGCAGCACAACCTGCAGTCCAACATCCTCAGTGACAAATTCAATATGAAGTtttgacatgaacacacactgatactaacacagtgtgtttattgtgttaCATTGTGCCTTTGTCATGTTGTACATCAGGTTTGAGTTCCACTGGTTGGGCAGACGGGTGGACGTCGTCAGACTTTGAGCTGCTGTGTGGTGACGGCCGTCGGGCCCCGTTGTCTGAGTGGGAGAGCTGCAACCTCGGAGTCATCCCACCGAACACCATCATGACACGGCCAGTTCTTACGGCACGAGTTTACGACTTCCTCATGAAGTCTCAGGTCAGCTCAAGTCAAGCCAATTTTATTCACATAGGCCAAAATCACATATAGCTCTCAATCACTAATCCTTAGACTCCTGATTTGAATGAGGGCCAAATATTTGTTGGTACCAAAACATTATTGCCAGCAGTAACTGTTGCTAAAGATCCAGCTCTTTGCTTCTTCTGATGAATACTGACAGAAATCAGACAGTTATATTATGATGGTTGTCATGGGAGTGTTTCATTGGATAATTACTCTTTAAAATTTTCTTTGAATCTTTTAGGAAACTTTGGCAGCCAACCCAAATGCAGAGTTCAAGCTCTTTGAGTCTCAGCAGTATGGAGAAAGTGACCTGCTGTTCAAAGATGCAACTCAGTGTTTTGTCCACACGAGCCACATGGACTACCGTTCCATCCTCGGAGAAGAGTTTTACAGTCACGCAGAAACTGTCTTCAACTGCACACACTCTGGTACGACTGTGATCAAATACACTTGCTTGACTGGCCAACAAATAAGTAAACTACCCCTCACACATGTTCATAATGTTGACATCTGTTTTCTTTACAACAGATATCTTGGAGTTTTGTAATCAGGACGTGTGCAGCATATTTTAATGGACACACAGAAGGACACCCAGCGGTTCAAACTTTCATCTGCAAACTTGTTTCGTCAACATGTGATGACTGCGAACCGTCACTGGTATCATCCTGTTAACAGCAGAGATTAAAGTCTGCTGCCTGACGCTACTGCAAACTGAAGTGATCGCCACATGCACCTGCTTTCATGATTTCCACAAGTCTTAAGGGATAGAGAAAAGCCTTCAACAAGTTTCAGGTCCCATTATAACTTAAAATGAGGTATAACATTTCTGTCTTtcaaaaaaactcaaaacacatttgtttgtaaCAGAGCAAAGTGCAAACATAAAGGCTAATGAAAACAAGTTAAGGTGACATGTAGCATTGAGGTTaataccaaaacacaaaagacatGACTACACTTGTGCATATATATGGGTGTAAAATCACTGTGTGTATAAACTGTATTCGTATGTAAATTACCCATGTTGTGCCTCAATTGTTCCACTTTTATATGCACCTATTATATCACTGTATTTGTTTCTAAGTGTGGTAAATGAGTGTGAGACTTGGAACCATCAGATGTTTGGGGAAGCCATTTTAATGCAATGTTTATTACTGTTAATTAATCATAAAGCAGCACTGAAATAAATGGCCTCAAACTCTGAGGATACctgtttttacacacattttcatgaCCGCTACACTTGTTGAATTACTAAAGCTTTGGTTTAAATAAAGATATCCAAACTCAAGAAAACCTACAACAGCTCATTGCAGCCGGGACTACTGTATTATAACTGGTTTTGTAGGCTACCAATTAtgtactgcagtgtgtgtaGTGGAATTAAGttggttttaatgttaaaaaataattagtacaatttaaattttttcagaaaaaaaatggaaacagtgTTATTAAAACTGAGCAGTAATCTTGAGCTAAATATGTTTGACTTCAACTCCCAGACTACACCGCGACTGTGTTTGGTGTTACGTAAAGCCTGATGTTTCCGGTTGCTGTCAGTGAAACAGTCCGACAAAGGTTCCCATCTTATATCACCTTGTTGTAGTTTGTCATGGCACTCAACCAACACTTTGCCGCAGCTGTCACTTTGTTCCTACAGTAAATATAAACTGTACGCTGTACCTCGTGAATAAGGTATAGTAGCTGAATAACGAAGCTAAAcaaagttagctagctagctgacaATGTAACTGTAACGTTAGCAATTTGTTAGTTACCGGTTCAAACGTGCATGTTTGCAGAGCAGCCCGGTCACTGTCTCACGTCTTTCCTGctatattttaataatttagtTTATTGTATTCGATATTTTAGGCTTTTCACGCTCATTAGAACATTATCGTGTAATTAAAGGTTGTGTTGTCATAGCATGAAGCCGtgttcttcttcgtcttcttaGCTAACTGACTAGCATTCACTTTGATGTCAGCGTTAGGTCACAGTACTCTGAATACAGATTACAAAGTGATTTTTGTAATATGTAACGTTATTCACTGGGTTACAAAGAAGGTAATCTAATATATACACTTGGattactacaaaataaaaaaattatagCCTTATTCCCATTATACtaattttttgtggtttttattTACGTGTATTGAACATTTGGGACACATAGTAAACATACAATATCTCATaggatatatatttataaaaataacatcaaacaGGGTGAACAATAATCAACCTTGATGAagagtaagaaaaataaaataagtgggatatataaaaatggatataaaaatataatgagCAGGCTTATATCTTATTCTCTAGAAAAGATCAACACAAAGTGGAGTTAAGACAtcaaagatacaaaaaaaggacaataaattaaaacagaaagaaactaGAATTGTCCACAAACATTTGAGCTCcacaaaaaatcttttttttacttaaaacatCTCAGAATATTTCGATCCAATTCACGGAGCAAGTGTCTGACACGCTTTTCATGAGTTAGAAGGGCAGCAGTGCTTATCATGAAAGAAAgttacatcattttaaaactgacatattttaaaaatctaatcAAGTAATTATCCTGATTGCATGTAATCCTTCACAGTTTGCAGTGACTTGTCACCGCCCCTCAGAGAAGAAcatggaaaattaaattaaatgtgtcatttataatcatcagtactgtgtgtgtcttcctgtAGATGAGATTGCCACGACGGATCCTCACACTACACACAGCACCTGTAAGGAGGGCGTCCTCAGCCCCTGCAGGTGTGGTTAACTTCGTCCCTGCCTGCAGCACCACTGACCTCCAAtccctggagctgctgcaggacttTGTGACCCGAGCCAGACGCCTGTTTGTCATCACTGGAGCTGGTCTCTCCACAGAGTCTGGGATCCCCGACTACCGCTCAGAGGGCGTCGGGCTGTACGCTCGCACTGACAGACGACCCATGCAGCACGCAGAGTTTGTCCGCAGTGCAAAGTCCCGTCAGCGCTACTGGGCCAGAAACTTTGTCGGGTGGCCGCACTTCTCCTCCCATCAGCCAAACTCTGCACACAAGGCCCTGCAGCGGTGGGAGGAGAGAGGCAAGCTGCACTGGCTGGTGACACAGAATGTGGATGCTCTTCATTCAAAGGCAGGACAGAAAGGACTGACGGAGCTCCACGGCTGCACCCACAGGTGAGAAAACATCATCTGACACATTCATCATGAAGCTGCTCTAATAGTTTGTTCAGTAGATTGTGgtctttggttttattttatttaaacaataGAAATATTTAACAATAGAATCCCAAACAGATGCAAAACCAAGTCCAAGTGAAGTTAAGatgaagttaaaacaagaagacaaaagacacaatgcaaaacacaaaatgtcaatataaatgaataaaattaagagaatgaaagcaataaaaagacagcatgttttgttatttgggtgaactgaccctttaagtcACCATCCACATGCACATCcactaaaatgtgttaaaaaaggaaataatagAGTTCATGTCTGTGTCATCAGGGTAATGTGTCTCGGCTGTGGTGGCATCTCAGCGAGGGCGGAGCTCCAGAAGCAATTTCTAGCACTCAACCCCGACTGGAGCGCGCAGGCAGGCGGCGTGGCCCCAGACGGTGACGTCTTCATCGAGGACGAGCAGGTCCTTCACTTCAGGGTTCCCTCCTGTGAGGCCTGCGGAGGGATACTGAAGCCTGAGGTCACGTTTTTCGGAGACAGTGTGAACAAAGCGACGGTGCAGTTTGTGCACGACAGGCTGGCGGAGTCGGATGCGGTGCTAGTCGTGGGGTCTTCGTTACAGGTGGGTTTTGGAGAAATGTATGAAGCCTCATGTTGTTTACATCACAGCTCCTCTGGATTTTTGTGTTAAATTGTttccctttctgtttttttcccaagGTGTATTCAGGATACAGGTTTTTACTGGCAGCGGGTGACAGGAAGATGCCAGTCGCCATCCTGAACATCGGGCCCACGAGGGCAGATCACCTGGCCGAGCTGAGAGTTAGCGGCCGCTGTGGTGAGGTGCTGTCAGTCATTCAACCTCTCTGACTGTCATGGACACACAATTTAGATATTCTGTAATAAGCTGGTCAAAATTCTGTAAAACTACCTCAGAttcaaacagataaacaacatACAGACCACCTCAGCTGTTTGTCCAGGAGCCTCTATGCGTCTCTGCCAGGAGAATTTGCTGCTATTATCAAAATAGGTCAAAAACTGACCTCATCTATTTTATGCAGAACAGTTGAATGTTAAAATTGTTCCGGGCCCAAAAGTGTGCCTGTCCTGGAAATACAACTTCCTTGCTCACAACAGATCGGTGTCAGGGGATCAATATCTTTGTTCAGCTAAATCAGAGAGACGACGACTCTCCTTGGAGACACAGAAAGACTAGTTCTGTTAGCATTGCTCTGTGGGTTTAAGTATGTACAGCAGATGATACAGCAAGCATGGTTCACTGTCAGACGGGCCTGAGATGAAAGCTGCGTAATGACAACCTGGAAGCTGAAGCCACGACGTTCGTCTCCGTTCATTGTAGCAGgtacttttatttaaattaaacgAGCTGCCAGTTACACAGTAGGCTGCTGTACTGACAAATCAGTTCATCTTTCTTATTGTATGTGAAAGAAAACCACAAGATGTTTGTTGAGGTGCAAGCAGGTAACAGAGGAGTGAAGTTCTGGACACTTTCAAGACACGGTGAAGAGATTATAGAAAATATGGTGCaatcagctgttttttaaagggtGTGATTTGCTCATCTTAGAGAGGATCAGCCTcatgtttttataaaataatgCTCAGATTTTTGAGCAGTACACAAAACGCTAACATAGTCAACAGTATGGACCTTTTATCATTTTGTGAATAATGTTTAACTGTTAAAGAGGCTGAAGACTATAAACTGTGTTTTCAGACAGATGCAAATGTTAGTGTTTGAAATGTCAAGCTAAAATcatgttattttctgttctacatgatttaaaataaacatcGTTTTGTGTATTAACTTTTTACTGTGTATTACTAATGTTGTGAGGGGCACATTGAACCAAACGTAATATTTGCATTCTGTTACATCTTCACCATTTGTCAGTGTGAACTTTAACACAACTGGAGATGATGTAATAAATTGGTGCCCTGACACCACCGATCATCAATCGCACATCAATTTGTGTCAAAGCTACTACAATGAAGAAATTCTGATTTTTGTCTGCAGGTTAAAgaggcactgtgtagttttggaaaagaaatccaaactcagaaatgtaccatttacaatattaatgaagtaatacaaactcagaaatatatatattttttccataactgaataaacaagctgttctcggaggaaaataaggtccccagaacactgtttatttatatttgatggACCCTACCACCTTTCTAGCCACAAAGTAAGACAGAACGaacttgtgttgtcctttaaggtcagtttataCGGTCATGATAATGAAGAGGTttttttaggcataaaaatcaatcagtgaagatctttctcttctgattagaaTTTATCctccaaaatgacatattgcacctttaagttcagTCGTACTGTACAGAAGTCCTTTgcacaacacaaaatgtgaccAATGTAGTTGTTCAACACCTTACAGCTAATAAAATGATTCCCTTTTTGTTGAATTAATTAGTTTTGTGAAGCTTACTGAGCAATTATTgagttttaatatatttttttcagactGGATTCAGTCTATATAGGAATCCAAAACAAAGCTTTGTTCTATGGTTACGTAGAATCTCAAATTAATTGTTCTAATAAGTGTATGACCTTGTTGTCTTCATACAGTACAGTTGGTAATATTTTATATACCAGAATATAAACACTGATTACTTTCTAGACTTTGAAAACATCTGTGGAATCTCTGTCGTTCTCCTCTGATATGAATCGCATGATCTGACAAAAATAACGCTCCCTTGGTCTCTTTAATCCATTACTTGTCAGAAAGGTTGTGCATGTGCAGTAAATACCACAACATATTCAGAAATAAACAGCTGTTTTGACACACTTTAATGAAGTGataaagtaaacaaacattagTTTATCGTCATGACAAAAGTATGCTGCTAGCATCACAAACAGACTGAGGGCAGAGTGACTGTGGACTGACAAACGGTGAGATCCTTGAGGACGTTTTGCTGCTGAAATCTTTCCTGTAAACGAAGCCTCCAGTTTTCCAGGTTGGGCTGCGTCGCTTGAAGCAGAACAGCCGGGATGCTGAAGGAGTACAGAAGACACTTGTGCCCTGCGGAGTCCGCCTGCCATGTTGCTGAAGCTGTAGTCACCATCAGGGGAGTCATGGACAGACAGTTTTCAAAGCTCTTGTTCTGATCAAACCAGTAAGTGACAGGGTAACCCAATAAAACACCAAACACTGTGCACAGGTTCCACTCCTCTGATTTCTCTCCGGCATAATGAGGTTTCTCATCTTCTTTCAGATGTTCGAACCCTTTCAGGAGCAGCAGTAAATCTTGTATCATGCTCTTCAGCTCTCCTCTGAGCGGATCAGTGACGGTGGGCTTCTCCAGCGAGTGGCACACATCAATCACGGCCAAGCTGCCGTCATGAATCAGCTGTTCTACATTTGACCTGACTGCAACTGGATTCACGATAAGAGCATTTCCGTTTAAATCCAGTGTGAGGAGTGATCTAGACACGAGCTGGGAAGACTGCAAAGAGCTCAAATACTGCTGCACCTGATCTGCACTGGCGCTGTTGCTGTCATACAATAAAGCTGGTTTCAATCCCAAATCAACAGCCAAGACCTGAGCAGCCAGCTCCAGACTctgagggacagagagagatttCCTACCAGCAGACAGACATTTACGAGCTGCAGCAACAAAGAGCTCCTGAGTGGACATGGCTGCAGAAATCACACCATTCAAATAGACAATGTAAC
This Pagrus major chromosome 6, Pma_NU_1.0 DNA region includes the following protein-coding sequences:
- the sirt4 gene encoding NAD-dependent protein lipoamidase sirtuin-4, mitochondrial; this translates as MRLPRRILTLHTAPVRRASSAPAGVVNFVPACSTTDLQSLELLQDFVTRARRLFVITGAGLSTESGIPDYRSEGVGLYARTDRRPMQHAEFVRSAKSRQRYWARNFVGWPHFSSHQPNSAHKALQRWEERGKLHWLVTQNVDALHSKAGQKGLTELHGCTHRVMCLGCGGISARAELQKQFLALNPDWSAQAGGVAPDGDVFIEDEQVLHFRVPSCEACGGILKPEVTFFGDSVNKATVQFVHDRLAESDAVLVVGSSLQVYSGYRFLLAAGDRKMPVAILNIGPTRADHLAELRVSGRCGEVLSVIQPL
- the c6h1orf74 gene encoding UPF0739 protein C1orf74 homolog, giving the protein MSTQELFVAAARKCLSAGRKSLSVPQSLELAAQVLAVDLGLKPALLYDSNSASADQVQQYLSSLQSSQLVSRSLLTLDLNGNALIVNPVAVRSNVEQLIHDGSLAVIDVCHSLEKPTVTDPLRGELKSMIQDLLLLLKGFEHLKEDEKPHYAGEKSEEWNLCTVFGVLLGYPVTYWFDQNKSFENCLSMTPLMVTTASATWQADSAGHKCLLYSFSIPAVLLQATQPNLENWRLRLQERFQQQNVLKDLTVCQSTVTLPSVCL
- the sxph gene encoding saxiphilin-like; the encoded protein is MRGLYAILLFVIFVCCIRAKKMRWCTVSDPEQRKCAELGKALVAVLPPAAVAAFAKLSCIRASSTTDCIDRIRANRADLVTLDAGEVYSAVKQFGLVVVAKEIYSDGGCILSVAVVRNSSVDIRSLQGLRSCHSGVRWTAGWSLPLGFLLSRNYLSWSKEQPLSQDVSTFFSASCIPGAAAMAPPLCALCQGQKSYIRQKNYHCETSHSEPFYNSQGALRCLRSGAGDVAFVDHLALESIEDSDRDKFSLLCTDGTQAPLSSYRNCNLGRGPGGGMVTRFNFRKVARKFLQTVQGLFGQQGRERQRFHLFNSSSFGEHDLLFKDVTDKLAVLPDDMDVSQVLGLDYVALLKGLGHEGSSLEDSVVRWCCISHAEQKKCEQWALSIKSDPLVCVKAGSLRDCIEKIKRDEVDAVSLDATHAFIAGKCGLVPVVTEYYGRECVPAEGSTHLETDVLPSVVGVAVGKRSSRNIFIGNLGGRRSCHSHMYSPAGWLLPYRHTLSLEHNSSSPCDPNQVYNGVFWKGCLPGSQGNLCKVCMGGTGEAATKRCADNHNERYYGNMGALRCLVGDPSGKSYGDVAFLEQHNLQSNILSLSSTGWADGWTSSDFELLCGDGRRAPLSEWESCNLGVIPPNTIMTRPVLTARVYDFLMKSQETLAANPNAEFKLFESQQYGESDLLFKDATQCFVHTSHMDYRSILGEEFYSHAETVFNCTHSDILEFCNQDVCSIF